From Vigna unguiculata cultivar IT97K-499-35 chromosome 5, ASM411807v1, whole genome shotgun sequence, the proteins below share one genomic window:
- the LOC114185933 gene encoding chymotrypsin inhibitor 3-like, producing MASATLFALFLFSALTFYPPSTTAQPVTDGDGNIVKNGGIFYILPSGLGAPGGGIRALQTDNESIPLSVVQSPFKGDNGLPIIISSPIRTEFLPEGQVTLSFEHTNREWSVVEGLPEGTLVKVQGYPHTVSGSFFIKKAKAETNTYKLLFCEEGVFCGNVRVVRNGNWVLAVTQDEPYEFYLKRVPPTSADA from the coding sequence ATGGCGAGTGCAACGCTTTTTGCTCTCTTCCTTTTTTCTGCCCTAACCTTCTACCCTCCTTCAACCACTGCTCAACCTGTCACGGACGGGGATGGCAACATCGTTAAAAATGGTGGCATATTCTATATATTGCCGTCAGGTTTAGGAGCCCCCGGCGGTGGAATTCGAGCACTCCAAACGGATAACGAATCTATCCCTCTCTCTGTTGTGCAATCTCCCTTCAAGGGCGATAATGGGCTTCCAATTATCATTTCATCCCCAATCCGTACCGAATTTCTCCCTGAAGGTCAGGTGACCCTTAGCTTCGAACATACTAATCGTGAGTGGAGCGTTGTTGAGGGTCTGCCTGAAGGAACCCTCGTTAAAGTTCAAGGCTACCCACATACAGTCTCAGGTTccttctttattaaaaaagcTAAAGCTGAAACCAACACGTACAAGCTTTTGTTCTGTGAAGAAGGCGTCTTCTGCGGTAATGTTCGCGTTGTTAGGAATGGGAACTGGGTTTTGGCTGTCACTCAGGACGAGCCATACGAGTTTTATCTTAAGCGTGTTCCACCAACATCTGCTGATGCATGA